Proteins encoded within one genomic window of uncultured Draconibacterium sp.:
- a CDS encoding nucleoside hydrolase: MKQIRNTIIIHDGATDELMSILFAASMPNIAIKGIMVLNADCQGYVTAKVCSKLLDLISIKDVPVAVSGVRGWNPFPWTYRQYSLMVDLFPIVNQYQENVVVPEPQMNFPLEAMVDKVYRENNNVPVTLLCLSPVTDIAIAIKNDPGFTAKISEIVWMGGVYITEETPAGNIDTGIAPGANPDAEWNVYWDPEATQAVLSSGIQLKMFPLNVTNNVILSGEIIRKHFLPDSNKFPALDLAAQMYALVAFQYGFSFWDTAATAFLGDPDLYSFKKAFVKVDTSPDPVKQGTMTVEFIPEASTLESSIQIATTINVDAFYNYYVQQLKELNFK, translated from the coding sequence ATGAAACAAATCAGAAACACAATTATTATTCACGATGGTGCCACAGACGAATTGATGTCGATTTTATTTGCGGCCTCCATGCCCAATATTGCCATAAAAGGAATCATGGTTCTTAATGCCGATTGCCAGGGGTATGTAACGGCAAAAGTGTGTAGTAAACTTCTCGACCTGATTAGTATCAAAGATGTTCCGGTTGCTGTATCTGGAGTGCGGGGCTGGAACCCGTTTCCATGGACGTATCGCCAATATTCTTTAATGGTCGATCTTTTCCCAATTGTCAATCAATACCAAGAGAATGTTGTGGTTCCGGAACCTCAAATGAATTTTCCGCTGGAGGCTATGGTTGACAAGGTTTATCGCGAAAACAACAATGTGCCTGTAACTTTGCTGTGCCTTTCCCCGGTAACCGATATTGCCATTGCCATCAAGAACGATCCCGGCTTTACAGCTAAAATATCCGAGATTGTTTGGATGGGTGGAGTCTATATTACAGAAGAAACCCCGGCTGGGAATATTGACACCGGAATAGCTCCGGGAGCCAATCCCGATGCAGAATGGAACGTTTACTGGGATCCGGAAGCAACCCAAGCCGTTTTAAGCTCCGGTATTCAACTTAAAATGTTTCCGCTTAACGTAACCAACAACGTTATCTTATCAGGCGAAATTATCCGAAAGCATTTTTTGCCGGATAGCAACAAGTTTCCAGCTTTAGATTTGGCCGCACAAATGTACGCATTGGTAGCCTTCCAGTATGGATTCAGTTTCTGGGACACAGCAGCCACCGCATTTCTGGGTGATCCTGATCTCTATTCTTTTAAAAAAGCGTTTGTTAAAGTTGATACATCTCCTGATCCGGTAAAACAAGGCACCATGACTGTTGAATTTATTCCAGAAGCATCAACATTGGAATCGTCGATCCAAATTGCAACCACCATTAACGTAGATGCGTTTTATAATTACTATGTCCAGCAGCTAAAAGAACTAAATTTTAAGTGA
- a CDS encoding radical SAM protein, protein MKYQPITAVWEITMGCNMRCKHCGSSCENPLPDELSTEEALDLADQIADLGLTWITLSGGEPFTRKDWHLIAKRLSDNGVIPNIISNGWLVTDEIISKLKESKIGTVAISLDGLKDTHDFIRKRGSYDRTINALKRFVENGVICGVVTTISNANMHELRELRQVLIDTKVPYWQVQIGLPMGNFAKEKDFILRPEQINDIIDFCYETAKGGEITLYPADCIGYYNIKELETRQIAHSTGTLPLWKGCNAGKRGFGILHNGEIMGCTSIRDREYIEGNIRETSLREIWENPENFQWNRTATKAKLKGECNQCKFGDECLGGCPNTRLTMEKDIWAENKYCSYNVGMKRTRSIVAQRDNVDELMADAFRYIEEQEYQIAGIVLDRILELEPSNLEALKHHGFVSFFMQNIQQAEHSNRKALEVNPEDVYSMKGLGITLYKKGDKTKGINYLKQAISKTDSTFMDPYYDLALIYMDNNQPDEAKEILNQARHTNPEFYKQNLELYSQVFV, encoded by the coding sequence ATGAAATATCAACCAATAACAGCAGTGTGGGAAATAACCATGGGATGTAACATGCGTTGTAAACATTGTGGCTCTTCGTGTGAAAACCCACTCCCCGATGAATTATCTACTGAAGAAGCCCTTGATCTGGCCGATCAGATCGCCGACCTTGGTCTCACCTGGATCACTCTTTCGGGTGGCGAACCATTTACCCGTAAAGACTGGCATCTGATTGCCAAACGACTATCAGACAATGGTGTCATTCCAAATATTATATCAAACGGATGGCTGGTTACCGACGAAATTATTTCGAAATTGAAAGAATCTAAAATTGGTACGGTAGCCATTAGTCTTGACGGTTTAAAAGATACTCACGACTTCATTCGCAAACGCGGCTCATACGACCGCACCATAAATGCGTTGAAACGATTTGTTGAAAACGGTGTTATTTGCGGGGTAGTAACTACCATTTCTAATGCGAACATGCACGAACTGCGGGAACTCAGGCAGGTACTTATTGATACTAAAGTACCTTACTGGCAGGTTCAGATTGGCCTTCCCATGGGAAATTTTGCTAAGGAAAAAGACTTCATTCTCCGACCGGAACAAATTAACGACATTATCGATTTTTGTTACGAAACCGCTAAAGGAGGTGAAATTACACTTTATCCTGCTGATTGTATTGGTTATTATAACATAAAGGAGCTTGAAACACGTCAAATTGCTCATAGCACTGGAACATTGCCATTATGGAAAGGGTGCAATGCAGGCAAACGTGGTTTCGGAATTTTGCACAATGGTGAAATTATGGGATGTACTTCTATCCGTGATCGGGAGTATATCGAAGGCAATATCCGTGAAACTTCGTTGAGAGAAATATGGGAAAATCCCGAAAATTTCCAATGGAATCGTACAGCTACAAAAGCAAAACTTAAAGGTGAATGCAACCAGTGTAAGTTTGGCGACGAATGTTTAGGGGGTTGTCCTAACACCCGTTTAACCATGGAGAAAGACATTTGGGCAGAGAACAAATATTGCTCGTATAATGTGGGGATGAAACGGACAAGGAGCATTGTTGCTCAGCGGGATAATGTTGACGAACTTATGGCAGATGCATTCCGCTATATTGAAGAACAGGAATACCAAATTGCAGGCATTGTTCTTGACAGAATTCTTGAACTTGAGCCATCGAATCTTGAAGCGCTGAAACACCATGGATTTGTAAGTTTCTTTATGCAAAACATTCAGCAGGCTGAGCATTCAAACCGCAAGGCACTTGAAGTGAATCCTGAAGATGTTTATTCAATGAAAGGTTTAGGCATTACGCTTTACAAGAAAGGCGACAAAACCAAAGGCATTAACTACCTTAAACAAGCCATTTCAAAAACCGATTCAACTTTTATGGATCCTTATTACGATTTGGCATTGATTTATATGGACAACAATCAGCCCGATGAAGCGAAGGAAATACTTAATCAGGCACGGCATACTAATCCTGAATTTTATAAACAAAATCTGGAATTGTATAGTCAGGTGTTCGTTTGA
- a CDS encoding LysM peptidoglycan-binding domain-containing protein has protein sequence MDERIKIKFKPKPIIKKKGLNGFNAFFLIVNLILLSVNIYYICFIKPEFLFNSSQLGNYPAHTSIDTSHQQAKKILKDSTTIEEIKEPESISKPLVKYVHHIVQKEQTLYSISRQYKISMDTIRKTNSIRNNLIVVGQTLKIPQKNENNNSNGLQSQY, from the coding sequence ATGGATGAACGAATTAAAATAAAATTTAAGCCAAAACCCATCATCAAAAAGAAAGGGCTGAACGGATTTAATGCATTTTTCTTAATTGTTAATCTGATTTTATTGTCGGTTAATATTTATTACATCTGTTTTATCAAACCAGAATTCCTGTTTAATTCCTCTCAGTTAGGAAATTATCCTGCGCATACTAGCATTGATACAAGCCATCAGCAAGCAAAAAAGATACTAAAAGATTCAACTACTATTGAAGAAATAAAAGAACCTGAATCAATTTCCAAACCACTAGTTAAATATGTACATCATATTGTACAGAAGGAGCAAACGCTTTATTCGATATCACGTCAGTATAAAATTTCGATGGATACTATTAGAAAAACAAATTCAATCAGAAACAATTTAATAGTTGTTGGACAGACGCTAAAAATTCCTCAAAAGAATGAAAACAATAATAGTAATGGATTGCAATCTCAATACTAG
- a CDS encoding C69 family dipeptidase, which translates to MCTTMIITKGATADGSMMVSHSDDNELSDQRIVRIPAQDFTKGEMRPVYGDNCTYPRIASTDKDSPYYTKDYQPTEALGAIPQVKHTYAYFDGNYGIMNEHNLMIGECTCAANYQPDAISQKYADDHLVQSRIFYSSELSRIALERCKKAINAVKLMGELIEEYGYYSTGETLLVADQDEAFVFEMCAIDDDENHSVWVAQKVPDGEMFVAANEFRIRTVVKSKGNHYVDEEKNIDIYYSKFLFPGLEKIGVIEDDATEVDWLKAISPGEYAHPYYSLRRVWRIQDRVNPDWGLSPWVEDGYTTEYPFSIKPKNKLTLEQVFGLYRDHYEGTEFDLTKGTAAGPYGDPHRFVGKYDPLQNNMSGANRKYFGAWERSISVFYQGYTYVNQVRPMAPEATKGICWFGADVSYTTCFVPIPSKATFIPESYTQIDPQKYDAEKAWWIFNLVGAYARLNWERMTKVDILPLQQMLEKQSQNRIEDWDEVSGEVAEVIETITEHSKDNINDVLKDWKELQMLLFTKYADGYINHPDYKPSFEKDSLDEEQSQKPQTNMPAKDIGYSARWLASTNYSNGPVTYDMETEF; encoded by the coding sequence ATGTGTACTACAATGATAATTACCAAAGGTGCCACCGCCGATGGTTCGATGATGGTAAGCCATTCCGATGATAATGAATTGTCGGATCAGCGAATCGTGAGAATTCCTGCACAAGATTTTACTAAAGGGGAAATGCGACCTGTGTATGGCGATAATTGCACGTATCCGCGAATCGCCAGCACCGATAAAGATTCGCCATATTATACAAAAGATTATCAACCAACCGAAGCGTTGGGGGCAATACCACAAGTTAAACATACGTATGCCTACTTCGATGGTAACTACGGAATTATGAATGAACATAACCTGATGATTGGCGAATGTACCTGTGCTGCCAATTATCAACCCGATGCAATTTCGCAGAAATATGCTGATGACCATCTGGTTCAATCACGCATATTTTACAGTTCCGAATTATCGCGTATTGCACTCGAACGATGCAAAAAAGCCATTAATGCAGTGAAATTGATGGGCGAGTTAATTGAAGAATATGGCTACTACTCAACCGGAGAAACTCTTTTGGTTGCTGATCAGGATGAAGCATTTGTATTTGAAATGTGTGCCATCGACGATGACGAAAACCATTCAGTATGGGTGGCACAAAAAGTGCCTGATGGTGAAATGTTTGTTGCGGCCAATGAGTTCAGAATTCGAACTGTGGTTAAGAGTAAGGGGAATCACTATGTTGATGAAGAAAAGAATATCGATATCTATTACTCGAAATTTCTTTTTCCCGGATTAGAGAAAATTGGAGTAATTGAAGATGACGCAACCGAGGTTGATTGGCTCAAAGCAATTAGTCCGGGCGAATATGCACATCCTTATTATTCATTACGAAGGGTTTGGCGTATTCAGGATCGCGTGAACCCGGATTGGGGTCTGAGCCCTTGGGTTGAAGATGGATACACAACTGAATATCCTTTCAGCATTAAACCAAAAAACAAACTAACATTAGAACAGGTGTTCGGTTTATACCGCGACCACTACGAAGGCACAGAATTTGATTTAACCAAAGGAACAGCGGCCGGTCCTTATGGCGATCCTCATCGATTTGTTGGTAAATACGACCCTTTGCAAAATAATATGTCGGGTGCAAATCGTAAATATTTTGGTGCCTGGGAACGTTCAATTTCGGTTTTCTATCAGGGGTATACTTACGTGAACCAGGTTCGGCCTATGGCTCCCGAGGCAACCAAAGGTATCTGCTGGTTTGGTGCCGATGTATCATATACCACTTGTTTTGTACCAATCCCATCAAAAGCCACTTTTATCCCAGAGTCTTATACTCAAATCGATCCCCAAAAGTATGATGCCGAAAAAGCATGGTGGATTTTCAACCTAGTTGGTGCGTATGCCAGGTTGAATTGGGAACGCATGACAAAAGTCGATATCCTTCCGCTTCAGCAAATGTTGGAAAAACAATCGCAAAACAGGATTGAGGATTGGGATGAAGTTTCAGGAGAAGTTGCTGAGGTAATAGAAACCATTACAGAGCATAGTAAGGATAACATTAATGATGTTCTAAAAGACTGGAAAGAATTGCAGATGCTTCTCTTCACAAAATATGCCGATGGTTATATTAATCATCCCGATTACAAACCTTCGTTTGAAAAGGATTCATTGGATGAAGAACAATCTCAAAAACCTCAAACCAATATGCCGGCTAAGGATATAGGATATTCTGCCCGTTGGTTAGCTAGCACTAATTATAGTAATGGACCTGTTACATACGATATGGAGACTGAGTTCTAG
- a CDS encoding phosphatidylserine decarboxylase — MKKIPLTPQMKELTQELRLIVSNPVVESVYNDAIANVQPLLEDGTSNPWEGQDIEYFIEYFEKWFTFLPLPDNVHIENESESGLGYIEPFTYFYRNNSKAFFFLNNFKSKTLGEEYTTEIFNWTVKFIRARGEFMDSPESTKYLKVWLDDPSTKIDQFIVPEGGFKSFNEFFIRQLDLSKDPRPITDKEDDNVLTAPADSEINFIQTNLTLTTQLYVKTRQINVNELLNSSKFAKYFEGGTAVSCVLMPGSYHRYHSPVNGYIVESDEVPGIYNGVMDGEHWFNNGNIGESTTDFSIFEDFHRAYYIIKTTMFGYVAMIPVGLNTISALSFNTLVSEESTLVPPGSEAVKISKGDQLGHFAYGGSLNILLFQTGVFQSLSVLMGQRIGQLNETNN; from the coding sequence ATGAAGAAAATACCTTTAACACCACAAATGAAGGAGCTCACTCAGGAGCTTCGTTTGATTGTAAGCAACCCGGTTGTTGAGTCAGTTTATAACGATGCCATTGCTAATGTACAACCTTTACTCGAAGATGGAACTTCAAACCCTTGGGAAGGTCAGGATATAGAGTATTTTATTGAATACTTTGAAAAATGGTTTACCTTTCTTCCGTTACCCGATAATGTTCACATTGAGAATGAGTCGGAAAGTGGATTGGGCTATATTGAACCGTTTACCTATTTCTATCGGAATAACTCTAAAGCCTTTTTTTTCCTGAATAATTTCAAAAGTAAAACGTTAGGGGAAGAATATACTACTGAGATATTCAACTGGACCGTTAAATTTATTAGAGCCCGTGGAGAGTTCATGGATTCACCTGAATCGACCAAATACCTGAAGGTTTGGCTTGACGATCCAAGCACAAAAATTGATCAGTTTATTGTTCCCGAAGGAGGTTTTAAATCGTTCAACGAATTTTTTATTCGACAGTTGGATTTAAGTAAAGATCCTCGCCCAATAACCGATAAGGAAGACGACAATGTGCTAACTGCCCCTGCCGATTCCGAGATCAATTTTATACAAACCAATTTGACCCTTACCACCCAACTCTATGTGAAAACAAGGCAGATCAATGTTAACGAGTTGCTTAACAGCTCTAAGTTTGCTAAATATTTCGAAGGAGGAACTGCTGTATCATGTGTGCTAATGCCGGGAAGTTACCATCGTTACCATTCTCCGGTAAACGGGTACATTGTTGAATCGGATGAAGTTCCTGGAATTTATAATGGTGTAATGGATGGAGAACATTGGTTCAATAATGGAAACATTGGCGAAAGCACTACTGATTTCAGCATTTTTGAAGATTTTCATCGGGCCTATTACATTATAAAAACAACCATGTTTGGATATGTTGCAATGATTCCTGTTGGATTAAACACGATTAGTGCTTTAAGTTTTAATACGCTGGTCTCCGAAGAATCTACATTAGTTCCCCCGGGAAGCGAAGCAGTTAAAATTTCAAAAGGCGACCAATTGGGACATTTTGCCTATGGTGGTTCGCTTAATATCTTACTGTTTCAGACAGGAGTATTCCAATCGCTTTCAGTACTTATGGGACAACGAATTGGACAACTTAACGAAACGAATAACTAA
- a CDS encoding phosphatidylserine decarboxylase — translation MNQKHHHHNLENCHTPEEIVDYLKEILRKHEDEGWKTLLEKSLSDANENARQNLKKEEYKRYCEHPATTLDEYYNYIKWLVNWPPQEYNKANPKKGHASEIFNNEVFFQLVKFYWLLDQPTGRKLQNMPDEKRKDGGNDFVDWMVHFANDWGYFLNTPESIDEKTLQSFIDDPSFMMFQYLMPAKAYTPADGKEYKPNVPSGWLTFNQFFAREMNPGLRPVAGMFNDDIIVSPADSTFKSKFYIDNNSIVKIKGTHTYQIEKLLDGSKYEGRFAGGLFYHAFLGPNDYHRFHAPVRGTVLESRAVQEKVYLNVVIKKDGTFDAPDESEDGYEFSQTRGILILDSPVGLVAVIPIGMAQVSSVNMTAVEGAYLNKGDEFGYFLFGGSDIILLFEAQSDVTINTAPGIHYNSGMCIGEIAG, via the coding sequence ATGAATCAAAAACATCATCATCACAACTTGGAAAACTGTCACACTCCAGAAGAAATTGTTGATTATCTGAAAGAAATCCTCAGAAAACATGAGGACGAGGGTTGGAAAACACTATTGGAGAAATCGCTTTCTGATGCCAACGAAAATGCACGACAAAATCTCAAAAAAGAAGAATACAAACGCTACTGTGAACATCCTGCCACTACGCTGGATGAATACTACAACTATATCAAGTGGCTGGTAAACTGGCCACCACAGGAGTACAACAAGGCAAATCCCAAGAAAGGCCATGCGTCCGAGATTTTTAACAACGAAGTATTTTTTCAGTTAGTAAAATTTTACTGGTTGCTCGATCAGCCAACGGGACGTAAACTTCAAAATATGCCCGACGAAAAACGTAAAGATGGCGGAAATGATTTCGTCGATTGGATGGTTCATTTCGCCAACGACTGGGGCTACTTTTTAAATACTCCTGAATCGATTGATGAAAAAACGCTACAATCATTTATCGATGACCCCAGCTTTATGATGTTTCAGTACCTTATGCCTGCCAAAGCATATACTCCTGCCGATGGAAAAGAATACAAACCAAACGTTCCGAGCGGATGGCTTACGTTTAATCAGTTTTTTGCCCGCGAGATGAATCCCGGGTTACGTCCGGTAGCTGGCATGTTTAACGACGATATTATTGTTTCGCCAGCCGATTCAACTTTTAAATCGAAGTTTTACATCGACAACAATTCCATTGTAAAAATTAAAGGAACTCATACTTACCAGATCGAAAAACTACTGGATGGCAGCAAGTACGAAGGCCGTTTTGCAGGCGGATTATTCTACCATGCCTTTTTAGGACCGAATGATTATCATCGTTTTCATGCTCCGGTTCGCGGTACCGTGCTCGAAAGCCGGGCCGTTCAGGAAAAAGTTTATCTGAATGTGGTTATTAAGAAGGACGGCACTTTTGATGCTCCCGATGAATCAGAAGATGGTTACGAATTCTCCCAAACCCGTGGAATTCTTATTCTTGATTCTCCTGTAGGTTTAGTTGCTGTAATCCCCATTGGTATGGCACAGGTTTCGTCGGTGAATATGACGGCTGTTGAAGGGGCGTACCTGAACAAAGGCGATGAATTTGGCTACTTCCTGTTTGGAGGTTCCGATATCATACTCCTTTTTGAAGCACAAAGCGATGTAACCATCAACACAGCTCCTGGCATTCATTATAACAGTGGAATGTGTATAGGAGAAATAGCCGGGTGA
- a CDS encoding protease inhibitor I42 family protein has protein sequence MENVIICTVGTSFDITLESQVGSTGFGWCLKSLPSGVELAAIDQLPLSKHVSPGCKEKQIFTFVAVKPLKEGKIEFDLLRLTHPDCEIADTVTYTVYVHAEDENDDLKKEIGGSKFVKGTGAMVHARPIPPYGFADAEKAVLLYGFPPTELYGFPPPDLSNSVIESATNCIVKYGNPFGVALDEAECNLKYGYPVMKYGYPPVYKYGFPMTDTSGNTVTVKEDAQNCIVKYGTPFGVANKAEDCTLKYGFPVKN, from the coding sequence ATGGAAAATGTAATCATATGTACTGTAGGAACCAGTTTTGACATCACCCTTGAATCTCAGGTTGGTTCAACCGGATTTGGATGGTGTCTTAAAAGTCTCCCATCAGGAGTTGAACTGGCAGCTATAGACCAATTGCCCTTAAGTAAACATGTTTCTCCCGGTTGTAAAGAAAAACAGATTTTTACTTTTGTTGCTGTAAAACCACTAAAGGAAGGCAAAATTGAATTTGACCTTTTGCGGCTAACACATCCTGATTGTGAAATTGCCGATACCGTAACATATACTGTTTATGTTCATGCCGAGGATGAAAATGATGACCTTAAAAAGGAAATCGGCGGAAGTAAATTTGTTAAAGGAACCGGAGCTATGGTTCATGCCAGGCCTATCCCTCCATACGGATTTGCCGATGCTGAAAAAGCCGTTCTACTATACGGCTTCCCTCCAACCGAACTCTATGGTTTCCCACCACCGGATTTGTCTAACAGTGTTATCGAAAGTGCAACCAATTGCATTGTAAAATACGGCAATCCGTTTGGTGTTGCTCTTGACGAAGCCGAATGTAACCTGAAGTATGGATACCCAGTAATGAAATATGGATATCCACCTGTTTACAAATATGGATTCCCGATGACCGATACATCAGGGAATACAGTTACCGTAAAAGAAGACGCTCAAAATTGTATTGTAAAGTATGGTACACCATTCGGTGTTGCCAATAAGGCAGAAGACTGTACGCTTAAGTACGGATTTCCTGTGAAAAACTAA